In the Paraflavitalea devenefica genome, one interval contains:
- a CDS encoding S8 family serine peptidase, with product MKKIMVYPGDHPANVLSLIPQFGNILANYGQSILVQADDNAVQILQDHAIRFREIPEQPLLQTGAFIVDTDNINMHATSAQAAERAFADVSATSGSTYHILRLAGPLHPDWKTQLEDTGVRFEQSMDEYFYLVEINNDRVDDVQQLPFVETVTVYEPELKINPVLFSVPLKTNLSFKSGLMLLETTDDIQPVDSPITDITETSRATPPYQPETDGNIEVIVKPAASEAVPAAIESAGGKVISVNEDRIIAFAPPENLMNIARIEAIKELNPYAPYKLHNNIAGGIIQVTPFHNGQGLRGAGQVVAVADTGLDTGKDNATLSADFRNRIVKIVPLGRPGDASDTDGHGTHVAGSVLGSGANSNSNVQGMAPEASLFFQSVLDSSGGLRGLPSNLRNLFSPALQNGAFIHTNSWGFTIGDGSYNSNSGEADEFAFRNRDFLILFAAGNEGRKPKNKITPPGTAKNVLTVGASKSVRTLPGSVTFPASPRFPGGAVLNIGSEAGNHNQMADFSSVGPVQNNRRKPDIVAPGSWILSARSTVAVADHGLDGLPLTGDETGVPTHHDAVGIGLPGGPVRGKGNQNTPALPAGAGTAANQLYMYESGTSMATPIVAGACTLLRQYLITKRGHSPSAALIKAFAINGAVDMGMGVPHPAQGWGRLDLSNTLSDTVKFDDTLNHALRTGDTHTYNVVVAAANTLAVTLVWRDAPGATLQNRLHLRVIHTSSNTVLMSDPINDIRNNVQKVVVKNATPGNYRIEVEGVNISIGIPEFAGAIRQDYALAVINATGPGLL from the coding sequence ATGAAAAAAATAATGGTTTATCCGGGCGACCATCCCGCTAATGTTCTATCCCTGATCCCGCAGTTTGGTAATATTCTGGCCAATTACGGTCAATCCATTTTGGTACAGGCTGATGACAATGCAGTTCAAATCCTGCAGGATCATGCTATACGGTTTAGAGAGATCCCTGAACAACCACTCCTGCAAACCGGGGCCTTTATTGTTGATACCGACAATATAAACATGCATGCTACCTCGGCACAGGCAGCAGAACGTGCTTTTGCGGATGTAAGCGCCACCTCCGGCTCCACCTATCATATTCTCCGTTTGGCCGGCCCCCTGCATCCCGACTGGAAAACCCAACTGGAAGATACCGGTGTACGGTTTGAACAAAGCATGGATGAATACTTTTACCTTGTTGAGATCAACAATGACCGGGTAGATGATGTTCAGCAATTGCCTTTTGTAGAAACGGTAACTGTGTATGAACCGGAATTAAAGATAAATCCCGTTCTTTTTTCTGTGCCGCTGAAAACAAACCTTTCCTTTAAAAGTGGTTTAATGCTGCTGGAAACAACAGATGATATACAGCCTGTTGACAGTCCCATTACTGATATTACAGAGACCTCCCGGGCAACACCTCCTTACCAGCCGGAAACAGACGGTAATATAGAAGTGATCGTAAAGCCTGCTGCCAGTGAAGCAGTTCCCGCTGCTATTGAATCGGCCGGCGGAAAAGTCATTTCGGTTAATGAAGACCGCATCATTGCCTTTGCCCCTCCTGAAAATCTTATGAATATCGCCCGTATTGAAGCGATAAAGGAACTCAATCCCTATGCCCCTTACAAACTGCATAACAATATAGCAGGCGGCATTATACAGGTGACGCCTTTCCACAACGGACAAGGACTGCGGGGAGCAGGCCAGGTGGTGGCTGTTGCTGATACGGGCCTCGATACGGGTAAAGATAATGCCACCCTATCTGCCGACTTCAGGAACCGGATCGTAAAAATTGTTCCGTTAGGACGGCCCGGAGATGCCAGTGATACAGATGGCCATGGCACCCATGTAGCAGGATCGGTATTGGGCAGCGGCGCCAACTCCAACAGCAATGTGCAGGGAATGGCCCCGGAAGCAAGTTTGTTCTTTCAATCGGTATTGGACAGTAGCGGGGGACTTCGCGGGCTTCCTTCCAATTTACGAAACCTCTTTTCACCGGCGCTCCAAAATGGCGCCTTCATCCATACCAACTCATGGGGATTTACCATTGGCGATGGGTCATATAATTCCAATTCGGGGGAGGCAGATGAGTTTGCTTTCAGGAACCGGGATTTCCTGATCCTGTTTGCAGCAGGCAACGAAGGCAGGAAACCCAAGAATAAGATCACGCCACCCGGTACGGCTAAAAATGTGCTGACTGTTGGTGCGAGTAAAAGCGTCAGGACTTTGCCAGGTTCAGTTACTTTTCCGGCAAGTCCCCGATTCCCGGGTGGCGCTGTGCTCAACATAGGATCAGAAGCCGGCAACCACAACCAGATGGCTGATTTCAGCAGTGTGGGGCCGGTACAAAACAATCGCCGTAAACCCGATATTGTAGCACCGGGGTCGTGGATACTCTCTGCACGGTCAACAGTGGCGGTGGCTGATCATGGCCTTGATGGCCTTCCGCTAACCGGCGATGAAACCGGCGTGCCCACCCATCATGACGCAGTAGGGATTGGATTACCGGGCGGACCAGTCCGTGGTAAAGGCAATCAAAATACGCCTGCTTTACCTGCCGGAGCAGGGACCGCAGCTAATCAGCTATATATGTATGAGAGTGGCACCAGTATGGCTACCCCGATCGTTGCCGGCGCCTGCACGCTGCTACGGCAATATTTAATTACAAAGCGCGGCCATTCGCCATCCGCGGCCCTGATCAAGGCCTTTGCCATCAATGGCGCTGTTGATATGGGTATGGGTGTTCCGCATCCTGCCCAGGGCTGGGGACGGCTTGACCTGTCGAATACATTATCCGACACAGTTAAATTTGATGACACGCTTAACCATGCGTTACGGACAGGAGATACTCATACGTACAATGTGGTGGTTGCCGCTGCAAATACTTTGGCTGTTACATTGGTATGGCGTGATGCGCCGGGAGCTACCCTCCAGAACCGGCTGCACCTCCGGGTGATACATACCAGCTCCAATACTGTATTGATGTCTGATCCTATCAATGATATCCGCAACAATGTCCAGAAAGTGGTAGTTAAGAATGCTACTCCCGGCAACTACCGGATTGAAGTGGAAGGCGTAAACATCAGCATTGGAATACCTGAATTTGCCGGCGCTATCCGCCAGGACTATGCCCTCGCGGTAATCAATGCAACAGGACCAGGGCTATTATAA
- a CDS encoding CocE/NonD family hydrolase produces MKRVIFLAIAVIASSCLTAQMPAEDDAQRYLLQDSVLIKTTYGITLSAIIVRPKDVSIPQPAVLAFTIYADSNNLRQAKTGAAYGYASVLALARGKGLSPDEVVPYEAEVQDVNAVIDWIIQQPWSNGQVGMYGGSYNGFAAWAATKHLHPALKTIVPYVAAIPGQGVPMENNVFINANYGWAFYVSNNKYLDDKVYRDPKRWNTLSRTWYASGVPYRKIDSIDGTPNPWLQRWLQHPAFDKYWQDMIPYGPDFAHINIPVLSITGYYDDGQISALQYVQEHYKYNKNAEHYLIIGPYDHFGAQVGGAPVLREYKVDSVALISTRNITFEWMDYILKNGKKPILLKDKINFEVMGANQWRHAPSLETMSNDTLMLYLTNSRLGNYYQLSAKKPAHRGYLTQTINFADTQTANNTDYYPYPIIKQQLQDSSGLYFITEPFDQPVSVNGTFAGSLIASINKKDMDIGVTFYELMPDGRYFHLSYFLGRASYAKDKTVRQLLTPGEITTIPFDRTRLVSRQLSKGSRLLVVLNINRNPFAQVNYGTGKDVSDESIQDAGAPLQVQWYNDSFIRVPVWK; encoded by the coding sequence ATGAAACGAGTTATCTTTTTAGCGATAGCTGTTATCGCTTCGTCATGCCTTACCGCACAAATGCCTGCGGAAGATGATGCGCAACGTTATCTCCTACAAGACAGCGTGCTGATTAAAACCACTTACGGCATTACACTTTCCGCCATAATAGTCAGGCCAAAAGACGTTTCCATACCTCAACCTGCCGTACTGGCATTTACCATCTATGCCGATTCCAATAACCTGCGACAGGCCAAAACAGGCGCTGCGTATGGTTATGCCAGTGTGCTGGCGCTGGCGCGCGGCAAGGGCCTGAGCCCGGATGAGGTGGTACCTTATGAGGCAGAAGTGCAGGACGTCAATGCGGTGATTGACTGGATCATTCAACAGCCGTGGAGCAATGGCCAGGTAGGCATGTATGGCGGCAGTTACAATGGATTTGCCGCATGGGCCGCTACCAAACACCTGCATCCTGCCCTGAAAACCATTGTACCTTATGTGGCTGCCATACCGGGACAGGGCGTACCTATGGAGAACAATGTGTTCATCAATGCCAATTATGGCTGGGCATTCTATGTAAGCAATAACAAGTACCTCGATGATAAAGTATATCGTGATCCCAAACGGTGGAATACGCTGTCCCGCACCTGGTATGCCAGCGGTGTGCCTTACCGGAAGATAGACAGCATAGACGGCACACCCAACCCATGGTTGCAACGCTGGCTGCAACACCCGGCGTTTGACAAGTACTGGCAGGATATGATCCCCTACGGGCCCGATTTTGCCCACATCAATATCCCCGTATTGAGCATTACAGGATATTATGATGATGGACAGATCTCGGCCCTGCAGTATGTGCAGGAGCATTATAAATACAATAAGAATGCGGAACACTACCTCATCATCGGACCTTATGATCATTTTGGCGCACAGGTGGGCGGCGCGCCGGTATTGCGGGAATATAAGGTAGACTCCGTAGCACTGATCAGTACCCGGAATATCACTTTTGAATGGATGGATTATATACTGAAGAATGGTAAGAAACCCATCCTGTTAAAAGATAAGATCAACTTTGAAGTGATGGGCGCCAATCAATGGCGGCATGCCCCTTCCCTCGAAACGATGAGCAATGACACACTGATGCTGTACCTTACCAATAGCAGGCTGGGCAATTACTACCAACTGTCTGCAAAGAAGCCCGCCCACCGGGGATATCTTACACAGACGATCAATTTTGCCGATACGCAAACCGCCAACAATACCGACTATTATCCCTACCCCATTATTAAACAGCAGTTGCAGGATAGCAGCGGGCTCTATTTTATCACGGAGCCATTTGATCAACCGGTATCAGTGAACGGCACTTTTGCAGGATCGCTGATCGCCAGCATCAACAAAAAGGATATGGATATCGGTGTCACATTTTATGAGTTAATGCCCGATGGGCGGTACTTTCACTTGTCCTATTTTTTAGGCAGGGCCAGTTATGCTAAGGACAAGACCGTACGGCAATTGCTAACGCCCGGAGAGATCACGACTATCCCCTTCGACAGGACCCGCCTGGTGAGCCGTCAACTAAGTAAGGGAAGCCGTCTGCTGGTGGTATTGAACATCAACAGGAATCCCTTTGCCCAGGTGAATTATGGTACCGGAAAAGATGTAAGCGATGAAAGCATACAGGATGCCGGTGCACCCTTGCAGGTGCAGTGGTATAATGATAGTTTTATCAGAGTTCCTGTGTGGAAATAG
- a CDS encoding LytR/AlgR family response regulator transcription factor, with protein MKKIGVIVIDDERSAREELKRALKSYPDFEVTGEAKNAEEAKEQIEAKRPDLIFLDIQMPDKSGFELLEMLDEVPAVIFTTAFNQYAVQAFEINALDYLMKPVRDERFTKAMEKARHTIQQKSAAENMPADRQLFIKDGEQCFFVQMSDIYLIESLDNYSRLYFQGKKVLLKRSLRQWEEILEALPFFRINRTQLINTRYIQQVHRLPNGRLTISLKTGEQLEVSSRQSVKFKTLNGL; from the coding sequence ATGAAAAAGATCGGGGTCATTGTGATTGATGATGAACGCTCCGCCCGGGAAGAACTGAAGCGGGCACTGAAAAGTTATCCCGACTTTGAAGTGACCGGCGAAGCAAAAAATGCAGAAGAAGCCAAAGAACAGATCGAAGCAAAACGGCCCGACCTGATCTTCCTGGATATCCAGATGCCAGATAAATCGGGCTTTGAGCTGCTGGAGATGCTGGATGAAGTGCCGGCGGTGATATTCACCACTGCCTTTAATCAATATGCCGTACAGGCATTTGAGATCAATGCGCTGGATTATCTCATGAAGCCTGTACGCGATGAGCGCTTTACCAAAGCCATGGAGAAGGCGCGCCATACTATTCAGCAAAAAAGCGCGGCGGAGAATATGCCAGCCGACCGGCAGCTATTTATCAAAGATGGAGAGCAATGCTTTTTTGTGCAGATGAGTGATATCTACCTGATCGAATCGCTCGACAATTATTCGCGCCTGTATTTCCAGGGAAAAAAAGTATTGCTGAAACGTTCCCTCAGGCAATGGGAGGAAATACTGGAAGCACTCCCCTTCTTCCGGATCAACCGTACACAGCTTATCAATACCCGTTATATACAACAGGTACATCGCTTGCCCAATGGCCGGCTTACCATCAGTCTAAAAACTGGTGAGCAATTGGAAGTATCAAGTCGCCAATCAGTGAAGTTCAAAACCCTGAATGGTTTGTAA
- a CDS encoding sensor histidine kinase: protein MSIKMPLSLYWKCQLIGWSAASAYWGYAAFRTSIEFDFGQGIADFIGDVLAGILLTHAYRNFALRRQWHTLTLKALVGRMATAIIILSLLYMVLILCKLYLIRSLFSPQFLVPVRQFFTANWLTIFITGTRLLSIWVLAWHLYHYAQREIHTAKENARLSVIEKEARLNKLSAQLNPHFFFNSLSNIKFMVTENPGSARRAIDLLSDLLRNSLYGKDDALIPAREEVSLVKDYLELEKLRFEERLQTAITAEEALLDTLIPPFSIQVLVENAIKHGIEKTKEGGLITMNIAMKDGQIMITVQSPGELHIQQHARGLGLNNLEERLRLQYNGKASFAIREMPGKQVLATLLIPAA, encoded by the coding sequence ATGAGCATAAAGATGCCGTTATCACTTTATTGGAAATGCCAGCTCATAGGCTGGTCGGCCGCTTCGGCCTACTGGGGTTATGCTGCTTTCAGGACCAGTATTGAGTTTGATTTCGGGCAGGGCATCGCTGACTTTATCGGCGATGTACTGGCAGGCATCCTGCTTACACATGCTTACCGGAATTTTGCGCTGCGCCGGCAATGGCATACCCTCACCCTCAAAGCCCTGGTGGGGAGAATGGCCACCGCCATCATCATATTGTCTTTACTGTATATGGTCCTCATCCTTTGCAAATTGTACCTGATCCGTTCCCTGTTCAGCCCACAATTCCTGGTCCCTGTCCGGCAATTCTTTACGGCCAACTGGCTCACCATCTTTATTACGGGCACGCGGTTACTGTCCATCTGGGTATTGGCCTGGCACCTGTACCATTATGCACAAAGGGAGATCCATACTGCCAAAGAAAATGCCCGTTTATCGGTGATTGAAAAAGAGGCGCGCTTAAACAAATTGTCTGCACAGCTCAATCCTCATTTCTTTTTCAACTCCCTGAGCAATATCAAATTCATGGTAACGGAAAACCCGGGATCAGCCCGCAGGGCCATTGACCTCTTGTCGGACCTGCTGCGGAATTCCCTCTATGGCAAGGATGATGCACTGATCCCTGCCCGGGAAGAAGTGAGCCTGGTAAAAGACTACCTCGAACTGGAAAAGCTACGCTTTGAAGAACGGTTGCAGACAGCCATTACAGCAGAGGAGGCATTACTGGATACGCTTATCCCGCCTTTCAGCATCCAGGTACTGGTGGAGAATGCCATTAAACATGGTATAGAAAAAACAAAGGAAGGCGGACTGATAACGATGAATATAGCCATGAAAGACGGACAGATCATGATCACAGTGCAAAGTCCGGGTGAGCTCCATATACAGCAGCACGCACGGGGCCTGGGATTAAACAACCTGGAAGAAAGGTTGCGGCTGCAGTACAATGGAAAAGCATCCTTTGCCATCCGGGAAATGCCCGGTAAACAAGTATTGGCCACCCTACTAATTCCTGCCGCATGA
- a CDS encoding OmpA family protein, producing MRTLLTPCLLVLVMQHALAQPSAQQSDSAAGLKQQKDNIITANTILKIENLGININSDLPELRPTVSADGNLLFFICENHPANTKYNSIPNSQDIWYSERDSMGKWSEARHLKAPLNTSHYNAVYWISPDKNRILIRGAFIDGGYHGKGVSMSYRKTSGRWSEPQRLYIKNYEKYDRGLLSGASMTHDAQTLLLYMTPDKGSSLNDLYACFRQPDGSWSEPRTLGKQISLPGYDEMTPYVAADGVTMYFSSNRPGGIGDNDIWMTRRLDKSWQKWSEPVNLGAPINTKGWDAFFTLDAGGEYAYLTTNLNTYGESDIVRVKLLEKEKPNPVILVSGNVYNQKTKEPLSASLVYETLPDGVEAGNGVSSPVDGAFKIVLPYDKNYSIHATADKFFAVSENLNLDSMIKAGYKEIHKDLYLVPIEIGQVVRLNNVFFDFDKWDLRPESFVELDRVVTLLKENPKIEIEMSAHTDSHGTDEYNFKLSDNRAKSVREYILSKGIPESRIISKGYGETKPVVANDSDEHRQLNRRVEFTILKN from the coding sequence GTGAGAACACTCCTAACCCCCTGCCTGCTGGTGTTGGTCATGCAACACGCATTGGCACAACCTTCTGCCCAGCAATCAGATTCCGCTGCCGGACTGAAGCAGCAAAAGGACAATATTATTACTGCCAATACTATTCTCAAGATTGAAAATTTAGGTATTAATATTAATTCCGATTTGCCGGAGTTAAGGCCTACTGTTTCTGCCGATGGCAATCTCTTGTTCTTCATTTGCGAGAATCACCCCGCTAACACCAAATACAATTCCATTCCCAATTCACAGGATATCTGGTATTCGGAAAGGGACAGTATGGGTAAGTGGAGTGAAGCGCGCCACCTGAAAGCGCCGTTGAATACTTCCCACTATAATGCCGTGTACTGGATATCGCCCGATAAGAACCGGATACTCATTCGCGGTGCATTTATTGACGGTGGTTATCACGGCAAAGGCGTGAGCATGAGTTACCGCAAGACCAGTGGCCGCTGGAGCGAACCGCAGAGGTTGTACATTAAGAACTATGAAAAATATGACCGGGGATTATTGTCCGGCGCTTCCATGACGCATGATGCGCAAACCCTGTTGTTGTATATGACGCCCGATAAAGGCAGCAGCCTGAACGACCTGTATGCCTGCTTCCGGCAACCTGACGGTTCCTGGTCAGAACCCAGGACCCTTGGCAAGCAGATCAGCTTACCTGGTTATGATGAAATGACGCCTTATGTAGCCGCCGATGGCGTTACCATGTATTTTAGCAGTAACCGCCCGGGTGGCATTGGCGACAATGATATCTGGATGACGAGGCGGCTGGACAAGAGCTGGCAGAAATGGAGTGAACCGGTGAACCTGGGCGCTCCCATCAACACCAAGGGCTGGGATGCTTTCTTCACGCTTGATGCTGGTGGAGAATACGCCTACTTAACTACCAACTTAAATACCTATGGTGAAAGTGATATTGTGCGGGTGAAGCTGCTGGAGAAAGAAAAGCCCAACCCGGTGATCCTGGTGAGTGGCAATGTATACAACCAGAAAACAAAAGAACCGCTCAGCGCCTCGCTGGTATATGAAACCTTGCCGGATGGCGTAGAAGCAGGCAATGGGGTGAGCAGTCCTGTAGATGGCGCCTTTAAGATCGTATTGCCGTACGATAAGAACTATAGTATCCATGCCACGGCCGATAAGTTCTTTGCTGTATCAGAAAACCTGAACCTTGACTCTATGATCAAAGCAGGTTATAAGGAAATACACAAAGACCTGTACCTGGTGCCCATTGAAATAGGACAGGTAGTGCGGTTGAACAATGTATTCTTTGACTTTGATAAATGGGACCTGCGCCCGGAGTCTTTTGTAGAGCTTGACCGTGTGGTTACCTTGCTGAAAGAGAATCCGAAGATTGAGATCGAAATGAGCGCACACACCGATAGTCATGGTACAGATGAGTACAACTTTAAGTTGAGTGATAACCGCGCCAAATCCGTACGGGAATACATCCTGTCCAAAGGCATACCGGAAAGCCGCATTATATCAAAAGGCTATGGCGAAACGAAACCCGTGGTGGCCAATGATAGCGATGAGCACAGACAGTTGAACCGTAGGGTAGAGTTTACGATATTGAAGAATTAA
- a CDS encoding LacI family DNA-binding transcriptional regulator encodes MKRHQITIVDIAQKLNLSKSTVSRVLTGHPSVSEKTRKAVLELAEQLDYQRNMLSVSLLNKRSNTIGIIVPEFLSSYFPQVIVGAQEVAARDGYNVIICHSNETYETEVANTKLMLANQVDGLLVSITKETRNFDHLKVFERKGIPIVFFNRVCEDMNVPKVVVDDYEGAFRAVEHLIKRKKKRIAHLAGPDTLAISVKRLRGYRDALKKYNIPIDEELIIPYDLTIAKVKIYVNHLLRLDNPPDAIFAINDPTAIEALQIVKKKGLQVPKDIAIVGFSNDFVSGLIEPSLTTVSQPVKEIGQTAAQLLIDQISRDISEWKSIIRVLKTELIVRKSS; translated from the coding sequence ATGAAACGCCACCAGATAACGATTGTAGACATTGCCCAGAAGCTCAACTTATCCAAATCCACCGTATCGCGCGTATTAACCGGCCATCCCAGTGTAAGTGAGAAAACCCGCAAGGCCGTACTGGAGCTGGCGGAACAACTGGATTACCAGCGGAATATGCTGTCTGTGAGCCTGCTTAACAAAAGAAGCAATACGATCGGCATTATTGTTCCTGAATTCCTCAGCTCTTATTTCCCACAGGTGATCGTAGGCGCCCAGGAAGTAGCGGCCAGGGACGGATATAATGTGATCATCTGCCATTCCAATGAAACGTATGAAACAGAAGTAGCCAATACCAAACTGATGCTGGCCAACCAGGTGGATGGCTTACTGGTATCCATTACCAAAGAGACACGGAATTTCGATCACCTGAAGGTATTTGAGCGCAAGGGCATCCCCATTGTGTTCTTTAACCGGGTGTGTGAAGATATGAATGTGCCCAAGGTAGTGGTAGATGATTATGAAGGCGCTTTCCGGGCAGTGGAGCATCTTATTAAACGAAAGAAGAAAAGGATTGCCCACCTCGCAGGACCTGATACGCTGGCCATCAGTGTAAAGAGGTTACGCGGCTACCGCGATGCCTTAAAGAAATACAATATTCCCATTGATGAGGAACTGATCATTCCCTATGATCTTACCATTGCCAAGGTAAAGATCTATGTGAACCACCTGCTGCGGCTCGACAATCCGCCCGATGCCATCTTTGCTATTAATGACCCTACTGCTATTGAAGCGCTGCAGATCGTGAAGAAGAAAGGACTGCAGGTGCCAAAGGATATTGCCATTGTTGGTTTCAGCAATGATTTTGTGTCGGGCCTCATTGAGCCGTCTTTAACCACGGTATCACAACCGGTGAAGGAAATAGGGCAAACAGCCGCGCAGTTACTCATTGATCAGATCAGCCGGGATATTTCGGAATGGAAGTCCATTATCCGCGTGTTGAAGACAGAGTTGATTGTACGTAAGTCGAGTTAA